The proteins below come from a single Asanoa ferruginea genomic window:
- a CDS encoding ABC transporter ATP-binding protein: protein MRPLPVGDPGDPDVRSATRYLVWLAARTWPSMLAAISFAIIWMLSQALIPATVGRAIDAGLTDRDADSLLRWGAVLFGLGLVTGVTGILRHRMAAFNWLSAAYRTIQLTVRQANRVGATLPKRLATGEVVSIGTSDINHIGGALDITARGTGSLVAVVAVGVILLRTSVPLGLIVVVGVPVMMLIAASLIKPLQRRQQVYRDQEGKLTTRAGDIVAGLRVLRGVGGESTFAGRYRTESQELRSAGVRVARIESLLAASEILLPGMFLVLVTWLGARFALRGEISVGELVALYGYAAFLVSPLRQLTEAIDRLTRGHVAARRVVRMFTLEPEFTSPAAPVTTPAGPLVDAESGLTVRPGRFTAIAARDPVDAAAIADRLGRFAEGTVTLSGVSLAELDLTTVRERILVADNDARLFSGPLRAELDPRGSGDGAIAAALDTASAVDVVDALPAGLDTAVAERGREFSGGQQQRLRLARALVADPETLVLVEPTSAVDAHTEARIAARLGAARAGRTTVVCTTSPLVLDRADEVAFVADGLVVAAGTHRDLLRRHPDYRATVTREEDQ from the coding sequence ATGCGGCCCTTACCCGTCGGTGATCCCGGCGACCCCGACGTCAGGTCGGCCACCCGCTACCTCGTGTGGCTGGCGGCCCGCACCTGGCCGTCGATGCTGGCCGCGATCTCCTTCGCCATCATCTGGATGCTCAGCCAGGCGCTGATCCCCGCGACCGTCGGCCGGGCCATCGACGCCGGGCTCACCGACCGTGATGCCGACAGCCTGCTGCGCTGGGGCGCCGTGCTGTTCGGCCTCGGCCTGGTCACCGGGGTGACCGGCATCCTGCGCCACCGGATGGCCGCGTTCAACTGGCTCTCCGCCGCCTACCGCACGATCCAGCTCACCGTGCGGCAGGCCAACCGGGTCGGCGCCACGCTGCCCAAACGGCTGGCGACCGGCGAGGTGGTCAGCATCGGCACGTCCGACATCAACCACATCGGCGGCGCGCTCGACATCACCGCCCGCGGCACCGGCTCGCTGGTGGCGGTGGTCGCCGTCGGCGTCATCCTGCTGCGCACCTCGGTGCCGCTCGGGCTGATCGTCGTGGTCGGCGTGCCGGTGATGATGCTGATCGCCGCCAGCCTGATCAAGCCGCTGCAACGTCGCCAGCAGGTCTACCGCGACCAGGAGGGCAAGCTGACCACCCGGGCCGGCGACATCGTCGCCGGCCTGCGGGTGCTGCGCGGCGTCGGTGGCGAGTCGACCTTCGCCGGCCGCTACCGCACCGAGTCGCAGGAACTCCGGTCCGCCGGCGTCCGCGTCGCCCGCATCGAGTCCCTTCTCGCGGCTTCGGAGATCCTGCTGCCCGGCATGTTCTTGGTGCTGGTCACCTGGCTCGGCGCCCGGTTCGCGCTGCGCGGCGAGATCAGCGTCGGCGAGCTGGTCGCCCTCTACGGCTACGCCGCGTTCCTGGTCAGCCCGCTGCGCCAGCTCACCGAGGCGATCGATCGGCTGACCCGCGGGCACGTGGCGGCCCGCCGGGTGGTGCGGATGTTCACGCTCGAGCCGGAGTTCACCTCCCCGGCCGCTCCGGTGACCACCCCGGCCGGCCCGCTTGTCGACGCCGAGTCCGGGCTGACCGTCCGGCCCGGGCGGTTCACCGCCATCGCGGCCCGCGATCCGGTCGACGCGGCGGCGATCGCCGACCGGCTCGGCCGGTTCGCCGAGGGCACGGTGACCCTGTCCGGCGTCTCCCTGGCCGAGCTCGACCTGACTACGGTGCGCGAGCGGATCCTGGTGGCCGACAACGACGCCCGCCTGTTCTCCGGGCCGCTGCGGGCCGAGCTCGACCCGCGGGGCAGCGGCGACGGCGCGATCGCGGCGGCCCTCGACACGGCCAGCGCCGTCGATGTCGTCGACGCGCTCCCCGCCGGGCTCGACACCGCGGTCGCCGAGCGCGGCCGCGAGTTCTCCGGCGGCCAGCAGCAACGGCTGCGGCTGGCCCGGGCGCTGGTCGCCGACCCGGAGACGCTGGTGTTGGTCGAGCCGACCAGCGCGGTCGACGCGCACACCGAGGCCCGCATCGCCGCCCGGCTCGGCGCCGCCCGGGCCGGCCGCACCACGGTCGTCTGCACCACCAGCCCGCTGGTGCTCGACCGGGCCGACGAGGTGGCCTTCGTCGCCGACGGCCTGGTGGTCGCGGCCGGCACTCACCGCGACCTTCTGCGCCGCCACCCCGACTACCGCGCGACCGTAACCAGGGAGGAAGACCAATGA
- the tsaD gene encoding tRNA (adenosine(37)-N6)-threonylcarbamoyltransferase complex transferase subunit TsaD → MTDEPLVLGIETSCDETGVGIVRGTTLLADALASSVDLHARFGGVVPEVASRAHLEAMVPTMQRALDEAGVTLADIDAIAVTAGPGLAGALLVGVAAAKGYAMAAEKPVYGVNHLAAHVAVDTLEHGPLPAPAIALLVSGGHSSLLLVDDLAGGVTPLGSTIDDAAGEAFDKVARLLGMPFPGGPPIDRAARSGQVTIQFPRGLTAAKDQAAHRFDFSFSGLKTAVARWVEARERAGEPVPVDDVAASFQDAVCDVLTAKAIAACRQHGVDTLVIGGGVAANSRLRAMAEERAAKVGITVRVPRPKLCTDNGAMVAALGSHLVAAGVRPSRLDLPADSAMPLTLVSV, encoded by the coding sequence GTGACTGACGAACCCCTGGTCCTCGGCATCGAGACCTCTTGCGACGAGACGGGCGTTGGCATCGTCCGCGGCACCACGCTGCTCGCCGACGCGCTCGCGTCCAGTGTGGACCTGCATGCGCGGTTCGGTGGTGTGGTGCCCGAGGTGGCCAGCCGGGCACACCTGGAAGCGATGGTGCCGACGATGCAGCGGGCGCTCGACGAGGCCGGCGTGACGCTGGCCGACATCGACGCGATCGCGGTCACCGCCGGCCCCGGCCTGGCCGGCGCGCTGCTGGTCGGCGTGGCCGCCGCGAAGGGCTACGCGATGGCCGCCGAGAAGCCCGTCTACGGCGTCAACCACCTGGCCGCACACGTCGCCGTCGACACCCTGGAACACGGCCCGCTGCCGGCGCCGGCGATCGCGTTGCTGGTCTCCGGTGGTCACTCGTCGCTGCTGCTGGTCGACGACCTGGCCGGCGGGGTGACCCCGCTCGGTTCGACCATCGACGACGCGGCCGGCGAGGCGTTCGACAAGGTGGCCCGGCTGCTCGGCATGCCGTTCCCGGGCGGCCCGCCGATCGACCGGGCGGCCCGCTCCGGGCAGGTCACGATCCAGTTCCCGCGCGGCCTGACCGCGGCCAAGGACCAGGCCGCACACCGGTTCGACTTCTCGTTCTCCGGCCTTAAGACCGCCGTCGCCCGCTGGGTCGAGGCCCGCGAGCGGGCCGGCGAGCCGGTGCCGGTCGACGACGTGGCGGCGTCCTTTCAGGACGCGGTCTGCGACGTGCTGACCGCCAAGGCGATCGCCGCGTGCCGCCAGCACGGCGTCGACACGCTGGTGATCGGTGGCGGGGTGGCCGCCAACTCGCGGCTGCGGGCGATGGCCGAGGAGCGGGCGGCGAAGGTCGGCATCACCGTGCGGGTGCCGCGCCCGAAGCTCTGCACCGACAACGGCGCGATGGTCGCCGCGCTGGGCTCGCACCTGGTCGCGGCCGGCGTCCGCCCCAGCCGGCTGGATCTTCCGGCCGACTCTGCGATGCCGTTGACGCTCGTGAGTGTGTAA
- the rimI gene encoding ribosomal protein S18-alanine N-acetyltransferase, producing MIVTLTRLRWWHIAALLPIEEDLFGAEKWSAGMFWNELSSGHYYLVAEDEQERIQGYGGLAVNGDEAWIQNIAVRRDAQRQGIGRMMLEALLAEAARQKAPAVLLEVAIDNAPAQKLYATYGFEPIGVRRGYYQPSNTDALVMRRD from the coding sequence GTGATCGTCACGCTCACCCGGCTGCGCTGGTGGCACATCGCCGCCCTGCTGCCGATCGAGGAAGACCTGTTCGGCGCCGAGAAGTGGTCGGCCGGCATGTTCTGGAACGAGCTGTCCAGCGGCCACTACTACCTGGTCGCCGAAGACGAGCAGGAGCGCATCCAGGGGTACGGCGGCCTGGCGGTCAACGGCGACGAGGCGTGGATCCAGAACATCGCGGTCCGGCGCGACGCGCAACGCCAGGGCATCGGTCGGATGATGCTGGAGGCGTTGCTCGCCGAGGCCGCCCGGCAGAAGGCACCCGCCGTGCTGCTGGAGGTGGCGATCGACAACGCACCGGCCCAGAAGCTCTACGCCACCTACGGTTTCGAGCCGATCGGCGTACGCCGTGGTTATTACCAACCAAGCAACACAGACGCACTGGTGATGAGACGTGACTGA
- the tsaB gene encoding tRNA (adenosine(37)-N6)-threonylcarbamoyltransferase complex dimerization subunit type 1 TsaB, producing MLALVVDTSTQAVLAAVVEVTATGFAVRSQHRTVDQRPQHGERMAPLVELALSQAGATVRDLGAIVAGTGPGPFTGLRVGLVTAASMGQTLGIPTYGVCSLDAIGGAPGQVTLVATDARRREVYWAIYDQDGSRREGPHVDQPARVAELAADATVALGDGALLYADRLDLKVLDEPRYPTVEGFAAHAAERIRAGAPSEQLIPLYLRRPDAVAAGGHKPVLP from the coding sequence GTGCTTGCTCTCGTCGTCGACACCTCCACCCAGGCCGTCCTGGCCGCCGTGGTCGAGGTCACCGCGACCGGTTTCGCCGTGCGCTCCCAACACCGCACGGTCGACCAGCGCCCGCAGCACGGCGAGCGGATGGCTCCGCTGGTCGAGCTCGCGCTCTCGCAGGCCGGTGCCACCGTCCGCGACCTGGGCGCGATCGTGGCCGGCACCGGCCCCGGCCCGTTCACCGGCCTCCGAGTGGGTCTGGTCACGGCGGCCAGCATGGGCCAGACGCTGGGCATTCCGACCTACGGGGTGTGCTCCCTCGACGCGATCGGCGGCGCGCCCGGGCAGGTGACGCTGGTCGCGACCGACGCGCGCCGGCGCGAGGTCTACTGGGCGATCTACGACCAGGACGGCTCCCGGCGCGAAGGCCCACACGTCGACCAGCCGGCCCGCGTCGCCGAACTGGCCGCGGACGCGACCGTGGCGCTCGGCGACGGCGCCCTGCTCTACGCCGACCGGCTGGATCTCAAGGTGCTCGACGAGCCGCGCTACCCCACGGTCGAAGGGTTCGCCGCCCACGCCGCCGAGCGGATCCGCGCCGGTGCGCCGAGCGAGCAACTCATCCCGCTCTACCTCCGCCGGCCCGACGCCGTCGCGGCGGGAGGGCACAAGCCGGTGCTGCCGTGA
- the ung gene encoding uracil-DNA glycosylase, producing the protein MNLTDLLPSEWQTALAPHLDPAATADLSAFVAAEYAATTVFPPLPDLFTAYRLCKPADTRVVILGQDPYHKAGQAHGLSFSVQAGVRVPPSLRNVYKELAADLGSAAPDGGDLRGWATQGVLLLNAVLTVREGAAGSHANKGWEAFTDATIRALEDEPDRVVFLLWGSYARKKAALVSNPAHVVIEAGHPSPLNPRGFLGSRPFSAANKALADAGQPTIDWSRSAPA; encoded by the coding sequence ATGAACCTCACCGACCTGCTGCCGAGCGAGTGGCAGACCGCGCTGGCGCCACACCTCGACCCGGCCGCGACCGCCGACCTGAGCGCCTTCGTGGCGGCCGAATACGCCGCGACCACGGTCTTCCCGCCGTTACCCGACCTGTTCACCGCCTACCGGCTGTGCAAGCCGGCCGACACCCGGGTGGTGATCCTCGGCCAGGACCCCTACCACAAGGCCGGGCAGGCACACGGGCTCAGCTTCAGCGTCCAGGCCGGCGTCCGGGTCCCGCCATCGCTGCGCAACGTCTACAAGGAGTTGGCCGCCGACCTCGGCTCCGCCGCTCCCGACGGTGGTGACCTCCGTGGCTGGGCCACCCAGGGGGTGCTGCTGCTCAACGCGGTGCTCACGGTGCGCGAGGGAGCCGCGGGGTCACACGCCAACAAGGGTTGGGAGGCGTTCACCGACGCCACCATCCGGGCGCTCGAAGACGAGCCCGACCGGGTGGTCTTCCTGCTCTGGGGCAGCTACGCCCGCAAGAAGGCGGCCCTGGTCAGCAACCCCGCCCACGTGGTCATCGAGGCCGGCCACCCGAGCCCGCTCAACCCGCGCGGGTTCCTGGGCAGCCGCCCGTTCAGCGCCGCCAACAAGGCCCTCGCCGACGCCGGCCAGCCCACGATCGACTGGAGCCGTTCGGCGCCCGCCTGA
- the tsaE gene encoding tRNA (adenosine(37)-N6)-threonylcarbamoyltransferase complex ATPase subunit type 1 TsaE: MIELTTVDDTRAFGARLAALLRPGDLVVLTGPLGAGKTALVQGIGAGLRVQGDVTSPTFVIARVHRPDPARGGTVALVHADAYRIGAAADPLAEIDGLDLDASMDDAVTVVEWGEGIVEQLRDDHLGVRIDRRDDDTRVITLEPAGGDWASRVAALTEDAR; the protein is encoded by the coding sequence ATGATCGAGCTGACCACTGTGGACGACACCCGGGCGTTCGGTGCCCGGCTGGCCGCGCTGCTGCGCCCCGGCGACCTGGTCGTGCTCACCGGCCCGCTGGGCGCTGGCAAGACCGCGCTGGTGCAGGGCATCGGCGCCGGGCTGCGGGTGCAGGGCGACGTCACCTCGCCGACCTTCGTGATCGCCCGGGTGCACCGGCCCGATCCGGCCCGCGGCGGCACGGTCGCGCTCGTGCACGCCGACGCCTACCGGATCGGTGCGGCCGCCGACCCGCTCGCCGAGATCGACGGGCTCGACCTCGACGCCTCGATGGACGACGCGGTCACCGTGGTCGAGTGGGGCGAAGGCATCGTGGAGCAACTGCGTGACGACCATCTGGGCGTACGCATCGACCGGCGCGACGACGACACCCGGGTGATCACCCTGGAGCCGGCCGGCGGCGACTGGGCCAGCCGGGTGGCCGCGCTGACCGAGGACGCCCGATGA
- a CDS encoding alpha/beta fold hydrolase — protein sequence MSTRRRAGILGAVVGLAAAGIATGIAVERAVVRRSKRGVADPYVDEPFDRLPYDELVTVTTADGTDIRVEVVEPTAAVTAKPTLVFVHGFCLDMGTFHFQRSALTARGEHRMVFYDQPGHGRSGKLETGEYELPALGETLHAVLQETVPEGPMILIGHSMGGMTIMAFAELYPEFFDDRVKGCVLMATSGGLIDETRLGLPAVIGRVGGPLLPLVNSATRLTGPTIDRARTAASDLAWLLTRRYGFGESRPSPSLVSYVEKMNSRTSVDTVARYLRTLYTHARYPALAALERTPTVIIVGDKDMITPVAHSEEILRHLPDAEFVKVNDSGHVVMLEHADEVNATLIAFLEKTSA from the coding sequence ATGAGCACCCGACGCCGCGCGGGAATTCTCGGCGCGGTGGTCGGTCTCGCCGCAGCCGGGATCGCCACCGGGATCGCGGTCGAGCGCGCGGTCGTCCGCCGCTCGAAGCGCGGCGTGGCTGACCCCTACGTGGACGAGCCCTTCGACCGCCTGCCCTACGACGAGTTGGTGACCGTCACCACCGCTGACGGCACCGACATCCGCGTCGAGGTGGTCGAGCCGACGGCGGCCGTCACGGCCAAGCCGACGCTGGTCTTCGTCCACGGCTTCTGCCTCGACATGGGCACCTTCCACTTCCAGCGCAGCGCCCTGACCGCGCGCGGCGAGCACCGGATGGTCTTCTACGACCAGCCCGGCCACGGCCGCTCCGGCAAGCTCGAGACCGGCGAATACGAGCTGCCCGCGCTCGGCGAGACGCTGCACGCGGTGCTGCAGGAGACCGTCCCCGAGGGCCCGATGATCCTGATCGGCCACTCGATGGGCGGCATGACCATCATGGCGTTCGCCGAGCTCTACCCCGAGTTCTTCGACGACCGGGTCAAGGGCTGCGTGCTGATGGCCACCTCGGGTGGTCTGATCGACGAGACCCGGCTGGGGCTGCCCGCCGTGATCGGCCGGGTCGGCGGCCCGCTGCTCCCGCTCGTCAACAGCGCCACCCGGCTCACCGGCCCGACCATCGACCGGGCCCGCACCGCGGCCTCCGACCTGGCCTGGCTGCTCACCCGCCGCTACGGCTTCGGCGAGTCCCGGCCCAGCCCGTCGCTGGTGTCCTATGTGGAGAAGATGAACTCGCGCACCTCGGTCGACACGGTCGCCCGTTATCTGCGCACCCTCTACACGCACGCCCGCTACCCGGCCCTGGCCGCGCTCGAACGCACGCCCACGGTGATAATCGTCGGCGACAAAGACATGATCACGCCGGTCGCGCACTCCGAAGAGATCCTGCGGCACCTGCCCGACGCCGAGTTCGTGAAGGTCAACGACAGCGGCCACGTCGTCATGCTCGAACACGCCGACGAAGTCAACGCGACGCTCATCGCCTTTCTGGAGAAGACCTCAGCATGA
- the alr gene encoding alanine racemase yields MWQAEVSVDLDAIRDNVARLRAGTSAAVMAVVKGDGYGHGMVPAARAALAGGATWLGVCTLDEALGLRRAGITAPVLAWLLSPGLPLHEGVANDIDLSAASLGQLDEMVAAGERAQRPTRVHLKIDTGLSRGGATADDWPALVEAAAKAQADGAIEIIGVWSHFVYADAPGHETIDHQLDQFRNALAVAERLGVRPQLRHIANSAATLTRPDAHFDLVRPGIAVYGLSPIPGVQFGLRPAMTARARVMLTKRVPAGTGVSYGHTYTTTRETTLAVVPLGYADGVPRHASNIGPVSIDGVRHTIAGRVCMDQIVLDVGDQPVAPGDVATLFGNGGPSADDWAAAIDTINYEIVTRFGSTRVPRVYHSESEAGE; encoded by the coding sequence ATGTGGCAAGCCGAAGTCAGCGTCGACCTTGACGCCATCCGCGACAACGTGGCCCGGCTGCGTGCCGGCACCAGCGCCGCGGTGATGGCGGTCGTCAAGGGCGACGGCTATGGCCACGGCATGGTTCCCGCCGCCCGGGCCGCCCTGGCCGGCGGTGCGACCTGGCTCGGCGTCTGCACCCTCGACGAGGCGCTCGGCCTGCGCCGGGCCGGCATCACCGCGCCCGTGCTGGCCTGGCTGCTGTCGCCGGGGCTGCCGCTGCACGAAGGTGTCGCCAACGACATCGACCTCAGCGCGGCCAGCCTGGGTCAACTCGACGAGATGGTCGCTGCCGGCGAGCGGGCGCAGCGTCCCACCCGGGTCCACCTCAAGATCGACACGGGCCTGTCCCGGGGCGGCGCCACCGCTGACGACTGGCCAGCCCTGGTCGAGGCCGCCGCCAAGGCCCAGGCCGACGGCGCCATCGAGATCATCGGGGTGTGGAGCCACTTCGTCTATGCCGACGCTCCCGGCCACGAGACGATCGACCACCAGCTCGACCAGTTCCGCAACGCGCTGGCGGTGGCCGAGCGGCTCGGCGTCCGGCCACAGCTCCGCCACATCGCCAACTCGGCCGCCACGCTGACCCGCCCCGACGCCCACTTCGACCTGGTCCGCCCCGGCATCGCGGTCTACGGCCTGTCGCCGATCCCGGGCGTGCAGTTCGGGCTGCGTCCGGCGATGACCGCCCGGGCCCGGGTGATGCTGACCAAGCGGGTGCCGGCCGGCACCGGCGTCTCCTACGGCCACACCTACACGACGACGCGGGAGACCACGCTCGCCGTCGTGCCGCTCGGCTACGCCGACGGCGTCCCGCGGCACGCCTCCAACATCGGGCCGGTCTCGATCGACGGCGTCCGGCACACGATCGCCGGCCGGGTCTGCATGGATCAAATCGTGCTCGACGTCGGTGACCAGCCGGTGGCGCCCGGCGACGTGGCAACGCTGTTCGGCAACGGCGGTCCTAGCGCCGACGACTGGGCCGCGGCGATCGACACGATCAACTACGAGATCGTCACCCGATTCGGCAGCACTCGCGTTCCACGCGTCTACCACAGCGAGAGCGAGGCCGGTGAATGA
- a CDS encoding NAD(P)H-hydrate dehydratase, which translates to MRQAWRVADVRSAEEALMAHLPAGTLMQRAAAGLARRCALMLDQRVYGAGVTLLVGPGNNGGDALYAGAMLARRGASVTAVVLDPERVHQAGLKALRAAGGRAAATPPATVDLIVDGIVGIGAKGGLRSGAATALHRTLERRGRRGQRPVVVAVDVPSGVDVDTGNVEGVAVRADVTVTFGCLKPAHVVGPAAPLAGELELVDIGLRPWLRTDPAILVPDRADIARALPKHGPGDEKYTRGVVGIATGSATYPGAAILSTWGALAGPAGLVRYAGSAREAVVQAHPSVIATDRLADAGRVQAWVVGSGLGTDDAAATAVRMVLATSLPVVLDADALNLLVDGAMADLMRGRSAPMVLTPHDREFARLAGEEPGADRVGAALRLAAHTNAVVLLKGDRTIVATPNGLTYANPTGTAALATGGTGDVLAGLLGSLLAGGLRPEVAAITAAYLHGLAGREAARHGPVTAPDVAAALRPVQAALTG; encoded by the coding sequence GTGAGACAAGCCTGGCGGGTCGCCGACGTCCGGTCGGCCGAAGAAGCGCTGATGGCCCACCTCCCGGCGGGCACCCTGATGCAACGCGCCGCCGCGGGACTGGCCCGCCGCTGTGCCCTGATGCTCGATCAACGGGTGTACGGCGCCGGCGTCACCCTCCTCGTCGGCCCCGGCAACAACGGCGGCGACGCGCTCTACGCCGGCGCGATGCTGGCCCGCCGCGGCGCCTCGGTCACGGCCGTGGTGCTCGACCCGGAACGCGTACACCAAGCTGGGTTGAAGGCTCTGCGAGCAGCCGGTGGCCGCGCCGCCGCGACTCCACCGGCCACTGTGGACCTGATTGTCGACGGGATCGTCGGCATCGGTGCCAAGGGTGGCCTGCGCAGCGGCGCCGCCACGGCGCTGCACCGCACGCTGGAAAGAAGGGGCCGGCGCGGGCAACGCCCCGTCGTGGTCGCGGTCGACGTGCCCAGCGGCGTCGACGTCGACACCGGCAACGTCGAGGGTGTGGCCGTGCGTGCCGACGTCACCGTCACCTTCGGCTGCCTCAAGCCCGCACACGTCGTCGGCCCGGCGGCGCCGCTGGCCGGCGAGCTCGAGTTGGTCGACATCGGCCTGCGCCCCTGGCTGCGGACCGATCCGGCCATCCTGGTGCCCGATCGCGCCGACATCGCGCGGGCATTGCCGAAGCACGGCCCGGGCGACGAGAAATACACCCGCGGCGTGGTCGGCATCGCGACCGGATCGGCGACCTACCCGGGCGCGGCGATCCTGTCCACCTGGGGCGCGCTGGCCGGGCCGGCGGGCCTGGTCCGTTACGCCGGCAGCGCTCGGGAGGCGGTGGTGCAGGCGCACCCCAGCGTGATCGCCACCGACCGGCTCGCCGACGCCGGCCGCGTGCAGGCCTGGGTGGTCGGCAGCGGCCTGGGCACCGACGACGCGGCCGCGACCGCCGTCCGGATGGTGCTCGCCACCAGCCTCCCGGTGGTCCTCGACGCCGACGCGCTCAACCTGCTGGTCGACGGCGCGATGGCCGACCTGATGCGGGGGCGCAGCGCGCCGATGGTGCTCACCCCGCACGACCGCGAGTTCGCCCGGCTGGCCGGCGAGGAGCCGGGCGCTGACCGGGTCGGTGCCGCGTTGCGACTGGCCGCGCACACCAACGCGGTCGTCCTGCTCAAGGGTGATCGCACGATCGTGGCGACACCCAACGGACTGACCTACGCGAACCCGACCGGCACCGCCGCGCTCGCCACCGGCGGCACCGGCGACGTGCTCGCCGGCCTGCTCGGCTCCCTGCTGGCCGGCGGCCTGCGCCCGGAAGTGGCCGCCATCACAGCCGCCTACCTGCACGGACTCGCGGGGCGGGAGGCGGCCCGGCACGGCCCGGTCACCGCGCCGGACGTGGCGGCCGCCCTCCGACCGGTCCAAGCCGCCCTGACCGGGTGA
- a CDS encoding holo-ACP synthase, whose amino-acid sequence MIVAVGIDVVLVERFTSALARTPLLGDRLFTEAERFTGSGNPRAPESLAARFAAKEAVAKALGAPAGLHWHDCEIVTDPDGRPWLTVSGTVAAAATERGVNRWHLSLSHDGGIASAMVVAEQ is encoded by the coding sequence ATGATCGTCGCTGTCGGCATCGACGTGGTTCTCGTCGAACGCTTCACAAGCGCGCTCGCCCGCACCCCACTGCTCGGCGACCGCCTCTTCACCGAGGCCGAGCGTTTCACCGGCTCCGGCAACCCGCGGGCACCGGAATCACTCGCTGCCCGGTTCGCGGCCAAGGAGGCGGTGGCCAAGGCCCTCGGCGCCCCCGCCGGCCTGCACTGGCACGACTGCGAGATCGTCACCGACCCGGATGGCAGACCCTGGCTGACGGTGAGCGGCACGGTCGCCGCCGCCGCGACCGAGCGGGGGGTCAACCGTTGGCACCTTTCGCTTTCACACGACGGCGGCATCGCGTCCGCGATGGTGGTGGCAGAACAGTGA